Below is a genomic region from Venturia canescens isolate UGA chromosome 1, ASM1945775v1, whole genome shotgun sequence.
TCCGCAACGCACGGGACGTTGATTCACTATTTTACTTGTCAAATCGCCAAGACATACTTTCCAATATTCTCGTCgcaaattaattataattCGCTTTTAAAATGTCTTTACGGTCTGGAACGAGAAACAGGATTGAAATCTTATCGATAATGGAGCTGAGGTGCCACATGCACTTTCGATGCCATTACTTAGAGgcgataaaatgtttttttttctttttttttcttttcattctccaGATATCGATGTTGATGATGTCGGGAGCGtttatttcttgaaattttgcattttttggcTGGAAGAGCTGGAAGTAGGGTTGAGTTTATTCGATTAAATTAGTATCTGcgaatttgttggataaaaaaGTTTGGCTACTTTACAGTGAAAAGAAACTCGTGGACGGACTACGACGAATCTTTTAAGCAAAGATCACGGAGTCGGCACCCATCGgcctcaattttcaaatttcatcgtTAACGATCGCTTCGAAATTCGCATTTGTCAAAAAAGAAGCGCGGACAAAAGTAtctgagaacaaaaaaataagcaGTGGCCGAAAATTAAGTTTTCCGTGGGAAAAGACTTAcagaaatttgaataaatcgatagaagattcgagaaaaaaatgctcgtgACGGAGACTCGATTTTTTAGTCTACTTCAAGCAAAAACATTTGTTACATCTTGCCAATTGTGGAGACAagataaaatttgatgaaacgtGTGGAAAAAAAGTTTAGCGATGAACAAACGTTTCGATTGAGAAACGGTGATTAAAactgaactttattttcagccTGTGTGGCCTCGAGTCTCGTTGATTCAGAGAAGACTACGACGAACACATGCTGTGTCAATTATATATTTGAGTCAAATACACAGCAAATAGTCAACAGCTTGTAAAACACGAAGGTAACTGTCTCCTGACgcttctcattctctctcattctttctctccttctcacGAGCATAGATCCATTAAAATGAAACGGCAAAACGCCAATGAACAGGTGGCGTTTATGGATTTTTAGGTCGGTGCTGGGCTTACCGTTAAGTGGGATGCTGCGAGGCAAATCGTGTGTATACACACTAAAATCAACGCGTGTACGTGTACCGAGGATTCCAGGTCAAAACGAGTCGGCTCGTGACCTTCAGACTTTTTAAAATCCACTTTTTTATCCAGTTTTCAAATTCTTCGCCACATTTGACTGCAGCGAGGgtctgaaaaatgttcgttattcaaattttataaaattaatcaaaCGAAGAATAATAACTTCTcacattttatgaaaataaccaaaaggaaaatgtaaattctccaaatttcactaaaatatttaaataaccAGGTGcgcttttaaaatttattcttaaaAACTGCTTTCATCAGTTTTCCTCGTGGCGGAACGACATGAAAACGATTTCAGGAAGTTCGGACcgtagtaaaaaaatttttgggaAGATCGATCGTGTTGAGGCGCAAGGAGAAACGTCGGTGGCTTTGGATCGTAAAATATCGGCGGTACCAGAATGCAGCACAGTTTCGAAGTCTCGAGCTTATGAGCGTGAGCTCGCGAATGTAAAATCTACGTAGAtataatgacgctgaagtttgcaacggaATGATTTAAGAATCCCTCCAACAATCCCAGCAAttatccaatttcgttccctgtcgaatttgcaattcgtagtttttcaagctgcctCGACGCTTcgtggaatgaaaaatgggcgaaaaggaatatttttttcgctcattcCGTCGGACTGCAACGTtgtaaacttcagcgtcgtcgcaGATAGCCGCGCGCCACGTAATTCTCCGCTAATTCGCGTTCGCAATCGTGTCGCattctctcctttttcttttgtcatcGAATAGCCTCGAGTTTATCTCGGATAATTCATGCACGCGGATAAATATTCCGTGTGTGAGGAGGAGACAGTTATATGGTTGGATACACGGCTTTTTGTGGGGGGAGTACGTGTATAAGTCATCCTTTCAGGACGTGTATGTACGTTCGTCTGCATAACGTGGAAACGAGTATTTTGTAGCGGTACACTTCTGGCGAGTCGTTTCTGCCGTTGATTTATCATCGGCGTTGAACACGAGCGATGATTGGCCTCAAAATAGCGCCGAAATGGtggaaacgaaaaagaaatgaaaaaaaattaggggagagagaaataaagggATCAGAAATCGTGGGAGCTTTTGTTGGGCTCGTAACAACTTGTTCGTTGATGCAGAAATGGTTTTGTCGTGTCTCTTCCGTACGTGCGGGCAGAAGTAGGCGCGCCGTGCGAAACCGTCGACGCACTCACGTTTCTGGAATGCCACAGACCCGATGAGAGTGTCTGCTTGCAGAGGATAATCACATACGAGACTTTCACGGCCACCGCGATCACCGAGCGCCAGAGATGCTCGTGGAAACGTgctttttcccattttccaTCTTCTAATTCCTCCGCGAAGGTGTCATCCTCTCCTTCCCCTCGACTCACttcccttcctctctctctctctctctctctctctctctctctctctctctctctctctctctctctctctctctctctctctctctctctctccctcggaCGCGTCATTCTCGTCGATCTTCAAGAACGACCGCATTCCACAAATTTACAGGCTCCGCGTGCACTCTCGTGTCACGAGAAAACTGCGGAAGGTCGTTCCTCGTCTCTTCCCTCTTCGCTTTAGAGACTTCTCATCCTTAATGGAAATGATCGAATCGATGATTCTCTCTGGAAATTGTCTCATCCCCAGTCGTCACCGGCGTTGTCGTCACTCGACGATCCTCGGAGCCTGTTGAATAATTTCCTCTTTTCCAATACACCTCGAATCTCGATCCCAAACTCACCGAGATTCCGCGAATATTTCGAGCCTCGTTCGAGCGACTGTCGACGATCTTGAACCGAGAAACTTTGTCGTTGAACGATCATTGCAACTCGCAAGCGCTCATGATCGAACAGGAAATGAGGTCATTTATTGATACGCCACACGACCGATTGACTTGTTGCAGTTAATCCTTCGAAATGGGATCGGAGGCTTGGGAATTGGAGAGAAGATATTCCGTGCCCGGGGCTCTGGATACTCGGGGATTCGAGCCGCCTGCCAGTGAGGATCTCCACGCATGGTCGATTTACaggtaaatataaaaaaaccatagagaaagatattggggaagaaagaaaatttgtacGATGCCTTTCGTTTGGTTTTCAGGCAGAATTTGAACTCCGATTTCACGGATTCGGCATTGGGCTCCGCTGAAAAATCGCCATTACCTTATGGCAATTTTCAGCTTCGAGACTCGACGGTTCAGAGCATACTGAGACACCCTCGATACGGACCGAAGAGCCCACTCGCGAGTAATTCGTACACTTACTTGAAATTCGGATTGCCGAGAGTGTTGCCACCATCGAGAGCGAGGGATGGCTCCAGCGGTTACGATTCCAGCGAGGAGGGCAGGAGAATATCACACGTCGGCGGTGGAAATTCGGCGATGCGATCAGCCAGGAGCGACCCGGATTTTCGGCAGATCCACGCCACGACGCCGAGTCGCGAGGACCATCAGGTCGCACACTCGCAACTTACAGTCCGGGAAAATCCTCGATTGCGGAGTTCCAGCGAGGCCAATCTACTGCAGAGCGGTGGCAGAGCCAATCGGAGACACAGCATCGCACCCATCGACCCCGGTTACGGTCACCATTCCGCCCTAGGACAAGGACAAGGAATCCTCGGACCCGAAAGTTATTCGGCCTTGCAAATGAGAAGGATACCCTCCTTACAGAATCCTCACATTCAATTACGAGGCATTGAAGCCTCGGGCTCAAACGGTTTGCCATTGTTACGGGGTGTCACGCTCGAAGCCGGTGCTAACGACGTTCTCGCTGTAATGTCGACCACCGAGAGAGAAGGCACCGCCATCATCGAAACTATCGCTGGACGTAGGCGCTTCAAGAGGGGCGATATTTTGCTCAACGGTCGTCCCGTTTCTGCCAGCACACTTAGGTAGAAACCATTTTTATCGTGCAGTACCATGTGCGAACAGCCCACCGTCGAATATGCTGAAAAATCTAATTTTATCATAGcgaatcgattttctcgttttcctgAATTTCAAAGTACTTCATTTGAAAAGTTCATTTTCCTTGACAAACCCTTAAATTAAATCAAGAAatagagattgaaaaaatcattttaccCCAAGCTCCAGGAAGCTTAATTAAACGATTTGTTTAAATTCAAGGTCACGCGTCGCTTACCTACCTGCCGACAGCGGTCTCAGTCCGGGATTGACGGCTCAACAAGTATTAAACTTTTACATGTGCCTGAGGGGAAGCTCGAGAGCTTCGCCCATGGAGACTGAGGCGATACTTCAGGAGCTCGGCCTCGAAGCAACGAAACATTGTCTGGTCAATTCACTCACAACCTCGGAAGCCCGGAGACTGTCGCTTGCCTGTCGCTTGCTTCAAGATTCACAAATACTCACGTTGGACCGACCGACCCACGGGCTCGATATATTCGACGCTTTTTTCCTAGTAGAATATCTTAGACAATGGGCGACCAGGGCACAGAGACTCGTCGTTTTGACCCTGCATCCACCTACTTACGAAATCCTTACGATGGTCTCGAGAGTAGCGCTCACATCTGGTGGAAGAATCATGTATTCTGGACTGAGACGCGATATGCTTCGTTATTTCGCGCTCGCGGAGTTTCCGTGTCCGCCTTTCAAAAACCCATCCGATTATTACCGTAAGTGGCTCTCGAGTTGCATTACTTTTTGGCTTCTTtccgaaaatcattggaaaacATTGCTGAAAGCAGTTTAATTTTGTTGAGCAATAGTACTTTTACTAGATcggattttaatattttcaaagaataataaaaatccgaAATTTGTTAGTTAACCCGAAAACGATTCAAATAACGTACGATTGTGTCTGATTTTATCATTACGatgattgaacattttttattttcagtcgATTTGGTTACGCTGGACGACTTATCTGCCGAAGCGATGCTCGAGTCTTCCCAGAGAATCGACCATCTTGCAGAACTGGCCAGATCGAGATTGCCAGCTCTAAGCGATCCCGGCCCACCGGGCATTCTTCCGCCGTCGATATCTCGCGCGAATATTTTCGTACAGATATACGCCATTCTACTAAAAACTCTGATCTACAGTCAGCCGTGGGCTTTGACGCGATTACTTCAAAAAATAGTTATTTCGGCGTCTTTGAGTATAATACTCGGTGCTATATTTTGGGACGTTGCAAGTGATGGTGATTTGTATCTAAGAGATAGAATAGGCTTCCATTATGCCAGTTTGGGTATTTTCTTCTGGCCTCTTAGTCTCCTTGCTATTTGCGAAGTTACGGAGTCGAGACCCAACGTTGAGAGAGACATAAGGGACGATCTTTATGGAAGATTTATCCACATTATTCTAGAGGTAAGTTTTTCTGTCAATAATCTTCGTATATTTTCGTTTtaaaatattatgaaaaaaaaacaagcagaAGTAAACTCGATAAACGCTGTCTATTCGCACTGGaaattctgtcaaatttttgaaagattctcctaaaaaaaaactctaaaatattttgagataTTGAGCTTTCTTCTCTCGTCCACAAACGTTCGATCAattgataaactttttgtactATTTTCATCTCCAGCTCATCTGCAGTGTTCCTTCCTGGTGCATCGTTTACGTGATGTACTTGGCACCAGCTTTTGCGATGTCGGGTCTTCATCTTGTGGTCGACGAGAATTTGACGTCACTGTGGGACTACCTGGCTTTCGGATTGCTCTACATGATGATACAACACTTGATATGTGTTTTCTTCGCATACATTTGTAAATGGAGTATGCTAGCAGCATTCTTCGCTGGCATTGTTATCGGCGAGATGACTTTGGGCAGTGGAGTAATGCTTCACTTGGAAAATATGCCAGTTTGGTATCGTCAATTGAGTCCATTGAAGTGGACGCTCTCAGCTCTGCTGCCTCGGATTCATGCAAACGAGCTGTTGAACAAGTTGACCAATTGTAAAGGAAAACAAGTCCTCCGGCAGGACATCATAGTCCAAGCTCCTTGCGAACCGCCCGACGGCGATCTCGCTCTGCGAGAACTTGCTCTCAACGATGCTGTACCGTGGCCTGAAATGAGATTAGGAATATGCATGGCAGTTGTTGGACTGCTGATTATCTTTGGATTCCTTTTTATTCGATACGCCACACCGAAAAGGCCGAGAAGCGCTCCAAATAAGCCTTGAGGCTTTACAAAGTGTTTTCTACGAAAACGATCCGATCCTTTAATACTTTGCGCAGAATTTGTGCAGCATGTAACTAATTTAACTTAATTAGTTACGCATTACGGTTAATTACGATCAATTGCATTCATCGATGCATCctcgatgagaaaaaagagcTCGAAGTTTCGATGTACTTAGTTCAATGCAGTCGTTCCGAGctgcatctttttttttcttaatatcGCGTAATGGAGATGCGTGAGATACGAGAAACACGCAATATTAGAAATATATGCATTCGATAATTAATATTATGAATCGTACGATTGTTCGTCTTCCAGAAATACTCCGTCCTTTTTGTAACGACAACATAAACTAATTCGTTTCTATTGTTGTATATGTACTGCgtaatagatttaaaaaaaatttgaagcgCTGTTTCTTCTGCGGGCGAACAATGTGTCTTCGATAAGACTATTGaaattagaattttttaattacattcgaataataaatgaatagCTTGAATGACTACTGCCTCAATGTTTTTTAATGATTCATCCCAAACTTCTTAGAAATTGGCTCCATAAGCatatgaatgataaaaaaaaaaaggagaaaattggATACGAAAATGTCTACATAGGTGTTGCTGAATTTGAGCAGCCCTGTAGCACATGGTAGCAACGATCTTTCTCGAGAAACCCCCCTGCGATCCTGGTGGCAGAGGGAAAAA
It encodes:
- the LOC122407499 gene encoding ABC transporter G family member 4 produces the protein MGSEAWELERRYSVPGALDTRGFEPPASEDLHAWSIYRQNLNSDFTDSALGSAEKSPLPYGNFQLRDSTVQSILRHPRYGPKSPLASNSYTYLKFGLPRVLPPSRARDGSSGYDSSEEGRRISHVGGGNSAMRSARSDPDFRQIHATTPSREDHQVAHSQLTVRENPRLRSSSEANLLQSGGRANRRHSIAPIDPGYGHHSALGQGQGILGPESYSALQMRRIPSLQNPHIQLRGIEASGSNGLPLLRGVTLEAGANDVLAVMSTTEREGTAIIETIAGRRRFKRGDILLNGRPVSASTLRSRVAYLPADSGLSPGLTAQQVLNFYMCLRGSSRASPMETEAILQELGLEATKHCLVNSLTTSEARRLSLACRLLQDSQILTLDRPTHGLDIFDAFFLVEYLRQWATRAQRLVVLTLHPPTYEILTMVSRVALTSGGRIMYSGLRRDMLRYFALAEFPCPPFKNPSDYYLDLVTLDDLSAEAMLESSQRIDHLAELARSRLPALSDPGPPGILPPSISRANIFVQIYAILLKTLIYSQPWALTRLLQKIVISASLSIILGAIFWDVASDGDLYLRDRIGFHYASLGIFFWPLSLLAICEVTESRPNVERDIRDDLYGRFIHIILELICSVPSWCIVYVMYLAPAFAMSGLHLVVDENLTSLWDYLAFGLLYMMIQHLICVFFAYICKWSMLAAFFAGIVIGEMTLGSGVMLHLENMPVWYRQLSPLKWTLSALLPRIHANELLNKLTNCKGKQVLRQDIIVQAPCEPPDGDLALRELALNDAVPWPEMRLGICMAVVGLLIIFGFLFIRYATPKRPRSAPNKP